The following are encoded together in the Candidatus Methylomirabilis oxygeniifera genome:
- a CDS encoding protein of unknown function (Evidence 5 : No homology to any previously reported sequences), with translation MLNSHLQSQVIYLSPLHLLHSEVPESYDYYRNEIACETTV, from the coding sequence TTGCTGAACAGCCACCTCCAGTCACAAGTTATCTATCTAAGTCCATTGCATCTGTTGCATTCGGAAGTTCCTGAGAGCTACGACTATTATCGGAACGAGATCGCGTGCGAGACGACAGTCTAA
- a CDS encoding putative Diaminopimelate decarboxylase (Evidence 3 : Function proposed based on presence of conserved amino acid motif, structural feature or limited homology): MTKQTTNDQRLFASSVTRRFLRQDGPLHMKGGEMWIEGLSCREMAKPLGTPLLIYSSARVRDNIAAVAAAAEASPWPVRIHFALKACYLAGVVSLLQQAGLNVEVMSEYEYVLARRIGFSPNQVIVNGPAKRPEFLERAVIDGVALINVESLSEMTFLQGLGQRLGRIIEVGIRINPLLSQRLRGPFTPPGSKFGFDVPSGEAAAAVKRIARSRSLSLQAVHCHGYTRQYRPDAHRAQVAAVVKFLRGVEADLGIRIPVLDFGGGFGSRYLMEAHGWTFQQFMREMLDPLAGLPGDRQVIIEPGRYLVNDTAACLTSVLTCKRTVHRRWVLVDTGRHILPPRENAEYVVMPCQASPGRTVYHVGDFLCVPSEPVPLSVVGGVMRPGDLLAVFNAGAYTFSMAQNFGEPIPNAILVDKGEWRWLFKKRSVEEQFMR, encoded by the coding sequence ATGACAAAACAGACGACCAACGACCAGCGCCTTTTCGCATCATCGGTTACCCGCCGTTTTCTCAGACAGGACGGCCCGCTTCATATGAAGGGTGGAGAGATGTGGATCGAAGGCCTGTCCTGCCGGGAAATGGCCAAGCCGCTCGGTACGCCGCTCCTGATTTATTCGTCGGCGCGCGTGCGCGACAATATCGCAGCGGTTGCCGCCGCCGCCGAAGCGTCCCCATGGCCGGTCCGCATCCACTTTGCCCTGAAGGCATGCTATCTGGCCGGAGTGGTGTCGCTCCTGCAGCAGGCCGGGTTGAATGTCGAAGTGATGTCCGAATATGAATACGTGCTGGCGAGACGGATCGGTTTTTCGCCGAACCAGGTGATCGTCAACGGTCCGGCAAAGCGACCGGAATTTCTGGAGCGCGCAGTCATCGATGGGGTGGCGCTAATCAATGTCGAGTCGCTGTCGGAGATGACGTTTCTCCAGGGACTGGGCCAACGGCTTGGGAGGATCATTGAGGTGGGCATCAGGATCAACCCTCTCCTGTCGCAGCGCCTCCGGGGTCCGTTTACCCCTCCCGGATCAAAATTCGGCTTTGATGTGCCAAGCGGTGAGGCGGCGGCGGCGGTCAAGCGGATTGCACGATCACGATCCCTCTCGCTTCAGGCGGTGCATTGCCACGGCTACACCAGGCAATACAGGCCGGATGCGCATCGGGCCCAGGTGGCCGCAGTCGTGAAGTTTCTTCGGGGAGTGGAAGCCGATCTTGGAATCCGGATTCCCGTCCTCGACTTCGGAGGCGGATTCGGCAGTCGCTATCTCATGGAGGCGCACGGGTGGACGTTCCAGCAGTTCATGCGTGAGATGTTGGATCCGCTTGCCGGCCTGCCTGGCGACCGGCAGGTCATCATTGAGCCCGGGCGATATCTGGTCAACGACACTGCCGCATGCCTGACGAGCGTATTGACGTGCAAGCGGACAGTTCACAGACGCTGGGTCCTGGTGGATACGGGTCGGCATATCTTACCGCCTCGAGAGAACGCCGAATATGTTGTCATGCCGTGTCAGGCTTCACCGGGGCGAACCGTGTATCATGTCGGCGATTTTCTCTGTGTGCCGTCGGAGCCTGTTCCGCTCTCGGTAGTCGGCGGGGTGATGAGGCCTGGCGATCTGCTCGCGGTGTTCAACGCCGGAGCCTACACCTTTTCTATGGCCCAGAACTTTGGAGAGCCGATCCCCAATGCGATCCTGGTCGACAAGGGTGAGTGGCGTTGGTTGTTTAAGAAGCGATCCGTTGAAGAGCAATTCATGAGATAA
- a CDS encoding putative TonB-dependent receptor (Evidence 3 : Function proposed based on presence of conserved amino acid motif, structural feature or limited homology): MTLAGRAELGLRRIIIAVVWLVIIGAIGRFAAVAWGADADSPPPTISEEAVRLDPVVVSAGRIEQRLRDVPANVTVITREEIAQSPARTVDDLLRQIPGFSLFRRSSSLVTHPTTQGVSLRGIGPSGVSRTLVLLDGVPLNDPFGGWVYWSKVPLESVEQIEVARGGGSGVWGNYALGGVINIITKRPEARVAQLKVDGGTRNTVDTDLLVSHVTGPWGISLEGSFFDTDGYKIVKKSQRGTIDVDADSSHKTFNGRLEYTPSPTSSLFLAGTFFREDRGNGTPLQNNETETGYVATGGRMKTADGSDWQLTAFSHLQTFNSTFTSASADRNSETPALDQFDVPSTDAGANLQWSKRILQSHLLTAGTDVRWIDGETNEYFTFNQTLKDFTGRRKAGGEQFLAGAYIQDIFTPAPGWQITVAGRFDSWQSFNASRVQRNKQTGAITRNSQFDDRDEFAFSPKVALLYHATDQLSLRSSFYKGFRAPTINEQFRPFRVRNDITEANEKLDPERLIGGEVGFDYTMMRNLLGRFTAFWNEVKDPIVNVTKGIGQGAVMEPCGFVPVGGVCRQRDNLDRTRIRGIEAELEYHPLPRWAVSGSYLYNHTEVLSAKNQPELEGKWIAQVPRHQFTLKLGYTNPSLVNFSIQGRFIEDQFEDDLNTLKLGDYFVVDLMVWRPIPLPKVSAGEIFFAVENLFDRTYEVAKTADGIVTTGTPVLVHGGVRVRF; encoded by the coding sequence ATGACGTTGGCAGGCAGAGCTGAACTTGGGTTACGTAGAATCATTATTGCTGTTGTCTGGCTTGTCATTATCGGTGCCATCGGACGATTCGCTGCAGTTGCGTGGGGGGCCGACGCCGACTCGCCACCGCCCACTATTTCCGAGGAGGCGGTTCGTCTCGATCCGGTGGTCGTCTCTGCCGGCCGGATTGAGCAGCGGCTACGGGACGTCCCGGCCAATGTGACGGTCATCACCCGAGAGGAGATCGCGCAATCGCCGGCCAGGACGGTAGACGATCTGCTGCGGCAGATCCCCGGGTTCAGTCTGTTTCGTCGCAGCAGCAGCCTGGTCACCCATCCAACGACGCAGGGGGTGTCGCTTCGCGGGATCGGGCCAAGCGGCGTGAGTCGGACGCTGGTATTGCTGGATGGAGTTCCGCTCAACGATCCGTTCGGCGGCTGGGTCTACTGGAGCAAGGTGCCGCTGGAAAGTGTCGAGCAGATTGAGGTGGCGCGTGGCGGCGGGTCCGGCGTCTGGGGCAACTATGCGCTGGGTGGCGTCATCAACATTATCACTAAGCGGCCGGAGGCGCGGGTTGCCCAACTCAAGGTTGATGGCGGCACGCGCAATACCGTCGATACCGACCTGCTGGTGAGTCACGTGACCGGACCCTGGGGTATCTCTCTTGAAGGCAGCTTCTTTGATACTGACGGCTATAAGATCGTCAAGAAGAGTCAGCGGGGGACGATCGATGTCGATGCCGACTCCAGTCATAAGACCTTTAATGGTCGACTGGAATACACGCCTTCCCCGACCTCATCGCTCTTTCTCGCCGGTACCTTCTTTCGGGAGGATCGCGGCAACGGGACCCCGCTTCAAAACAATGAGACCGAGACCGGCTATGTAGCAACCGGAGGCCGGATGAAGACCGCCGATGGCAGCGACTGGCAACTCACGGCCTTCTCTCACCTGCAGACGTTTAACAGTACCTTCACCTCTGCGTCTGCCGATCGGAACTCGGAAACCCCCGCACTTGATCAGTTCGACGTCCCCTCAACGGATGCCGGGGCCAACCTGCAGTGGTCGAAGCGGATCCTCCAGTCACATCTGCTCACGGCGGGAACCGATGTGAGATGGATCGACGGAGAAACGAACGAATACTTCACATTCAATCAAACCTTAAAAGATTTTACCGGACGACGGAAGGCTGGAGGGGAGCAGTTCTTGGCAGGCGCCTACATTCAGGATATTTTCACCCCTGCGCCCGGATGGCAGATTACTGTTGCCGGCCGGTTCGACTCGTGGCAGAGTTTCAATGCTTCACGCGTTCAGCGGAACAAACAAACCGGGGCGATCACTCGGAATAGTCAGTTTGACGATCGGGACGAATTTGCCTTCAGTCCCAAGGTGGCGCTCTTGTACCATGCCACCGATCAACTCTCGCTGCGAAGCTCGTTCTACAAAGGGTTTCGAGCGCCGACCATCAATGAGCAGTTTCGGCCATTCAGAGTCCGGAACGACATTACTGAAGCCAACGAAAAGCTTGATCCGGAACGGCTGATTGGAGGGGAGGTCGGGTTCGACTATACCATGATGCGTAACCTTCTCGGTCGATTTACCGCCTTTTGGAACGAGGTCAAGGACCCTATTGTCAATGTCACCAAGGGGATCGGTCAAGGAGCCGTCATGGAGCCTTGTGGCTTTGTCCCGGTCGGCGGTGTCTGTCGCCAGCGGGACAACCTGGACCGGACGCGGATCAGGGGGATCGAGGCCGAACTCGAATATCATCCGCTGCCGCGCTGGGCCGTTTCAGGCAGTTATCTGTATAACCATACTGAGGTCTTGAGCGCCAAGAACCAACCGGAATTAGAGGGAAAATGGATTGCTCAGGTCCCGAGACATCAGTTCACTTTGAAGTTGGGCTACACCAATCCGTCCCTCGTGAACTTTTCCATTCAGGGGCGGTTTATCGAGGATCAGTTCGAGGATGACCTCAACACGCTGAAGCTCGGCGACTACTTCGTAGTGGACCTTATGGTGTGGCGGCCGATCCCCCTCCCGAAGGTGTCTGCAGGAGAAATCTTCTTTGCGGTAGAGAACCTCTTCGACCGGACGTACGAGGTTGCCAAGACGGCCGACGGCATCGTTACCACCGGCACCCCTGTGCTGGTCCACGG
- the pntA gene encoding nicotinamide nucleotide transhydrogenase, subunit alpha2 (Evidence 2a : Function of homologous gene experimentally demonstrated in an other organism; PubMedId : 8075801; Product type e : enzyme), whose product MQAEILFGFYIFMLAAFLGLQVISKVPPLLHTPLMSATNAISGISLVGSLVAAGAHYNPVSTALGFIAVTAATINVVGGFMITDRMLKMFKKKDGKKP is encoded by the coding sequence ATGCAAGCTGAGATCCTATTTGGCTTCTACATCTTCATGCTGGCCGCGTTTCTTGGATTGCAGGTCATCTCCAAGGTCCCGCCGTTGCTTCATACGCCCCTGATGTCTGCGACGAACGCGATCTCTGGTATTTCGCTGGTCGGCTCGCTGGTGGCGGCAGGCGCCCATTACAATCCGGTCAGCACGGCCTTGGGGTTCATTGCGGTGACTGCTGCCACAATTAATGTCGTCGGCGGCTTCATGATTACGGATCGGATGCTGAAGATGTTCAAGAAGAAGGACGGGAAGAAGCCGTGA
- the pntB gene encoding pyridine nucleotide transhydrogenase (proton pump), beta subunit (Evidence 2a : Function of homologous gene experimentally demonstrated in an other organism; PubMedId : 11250201; Product type e : enzyme) codes for MSATLIQLTYFAASALFILGLKALGSPETARRGNILAAAGMFLAIVGTLVHQDIISYEWIIIGMIIGSAIGAVMAIFMPMTAMPERIALSHAFGGLAAAFVGVSEYYRQGAEMELIHTVPVGFEVIFGALTFTGSLMAFGKLSGWVTQVPVTYKFQNQSNLSLFGIVLALYIAWLFTPAYPILFYIMLGLAFLIGVLMVLPIGGADMPVVICLLNSYAGLAASATGFVLSNNILIIAGSLDGASGLILSIMMSKAMNRSFSNVLFGAFGSVAETAPGAAATAGGSVNEGTIDDSVTVLRNAQRVIVVPGYGMAVSQAQHALRELADLLDSDGTTVKYAIHPVAGRMPGHMNVLLAEANVPYDQIFDLEDINDEFPKTDAVIVIGANDVVNPAAKTNPSSPIYGMPVLNVEEARTVIVLKRSMGAGFAGIDNELFGLPNTMMVFGDAKQTVTKMVQALKN; via the coding sequence GTGAGCGCCACGCTGATACAGCTTACCTACTTCGCCGCGTCCGCACTGTTTATCCTGGGGTTGAAGGCCCTAGGCTCTCCGGAAACGGCTCGACGAGGCAATATCCTTGCTGCGGCGGGAATGTTTCTGGCTATCGTGGGGACGCTTGTTCACCAGGATATTATCAGTTACGAATGGATTATCATCGGGATGATCATCGGATCGGCGATCGGGGCAGTGATGGCGATCTTCATGCCCATGACAGCCATGCCCGAGCGGATTGCGCTCTCCCATGCATTCGGCGGATTGGCCGCTGCGTTTGTCGGGGTGTCCGAATATTACCGCCAGGGCGCAGAGATGGAACTCATCCACACCGTGCCTGTCGGTTTTGAGGTCATCTTCGGGGCCTTGACCTTCACGGGTAGTCTGATGGCCTTTGGGAAGCTGTCGGGGTGGGTGACCCAGGTTCCAGTGACGTATAAGTTTCAGAACCAATCGAATCTCTCCCTGTTTGGCATTGTACTGGCGCTCTACATCGCATGGCTGTTTACTCCAGCCTATCCCATTTTATTTTACATCATGCTGGGGCTGGCCTTCCTGATTGGCGTGCTCATGGTGCTTCCAATCGGCGGGGCGGATATGCCGGTTGTCATCTGCCTGTTGAACTCGTATGCCGGCCTGGCTGCGTCGGCCACAGGATTCGTCCTGTCGAACAACATCTTGATTATTGCCGGCTCCCTTGATGGAGCCTCCGGTCTCATCCTGTCGATTATGATGAGCAAGGCGATGAACCGTTCCTTCTCGAATGTGCTCTTCGGAGCCTTCGGCTCAGTGGCTGAGACAGCCCCAGGGGCTGCTGCGACCGCCGGCGGCAGTGTCAATGAGGGCACGATCGACGATTCGGTGACCGTCCTACGAAACGCGCAACGGGTCATCGTCGTTCCAGGCTACGGAATGGCGGTATCCCAGGCCCAGCACGCCCTGCGAGAGTTGGCCGACCTGCTGGACTCGGACGGCACTACAGTGAAGTACGCGATTCACCCGGTGGCGGGCCGCATGCCGGGCCATATGAATGTGCTCCTGGCTGAGGCGAACGTGCCGTACGACCAGATCTTCGACCTTGAGGACATCAATGACGAGTTTCCTAAGACAGACGCGGTGATTGTCATCGGCGCGAACGACGTCGTCAATCCTGCTGCGAAGACGAACCCGTCAAGTCCGATTTACGGGATGCCGGTCCTGAATGTGGAGGAGGCGCGTACGGTCATTGTACTCAAACGCAGCATGGGCGCCGGCTTTGCAGGCATCGACAATGAGCTCTTCGGGCTGCCCAATACCATGATGGTGTTCGGAGACGCGAAGCAGACGGTCACAAAGATGGTGCAGGCGCTCAAGAATTAA
- a CDS encoding protein of unknown function (Evidence 5 : No homology to any previously reported sequences), producing the protein MDDNPRSRRGAGYAPALFFMGLFCAKLWDPARIFVLDPRCCVLVHSPAMGGANAHETQSVC; encoded by the coding sequence TTGGACGATAATCCACGCAGCAGGAGGGGTGCGGGCTATGCTCCAGCCTTATTTTTCATGGGGTTATTTTGTGCGAAATTGTGGGATCCTGCGAGAATTTTTGTGCTTGACCCGAGGTGTTGCGTTTTAGTACACTCTCCCGCCATGGGCGGCGCGAACGCGCATGAGACCCAATCGGTTTGCTGA
- a CDS encoding conserved protein of unknown function (Evidence 4 : Homologs of previously reported genes of unknown function) — protein MDILIVGVSARGLAESAVRSGLRHRIVAVDYFGDFDLGLLCSHRSIKTDLNLPYDPHRLITASSGLTWDALAYAANLENFPSVIETIAGGKPILGNGPAVLSSVRDPARFFEFLRQAGIPAPKIAFDSQPLNLHSDTLWLRKPLRSGGGHGIAVHLPEDRLAPDCFLQEYLDGLPCGAVFAADGWDACLLGVSEQLIGTKALGTDGFHYCGSILGPIEVGRVEWIDLVERIRQIVRAITREFHLVGVNGIDFIFKEKAVYPIEVNPRYTASMELVERAYGVNIFKTHLDACRGRLPDFDLTAYLDAGYFGKAICFASRALIFHDPRRWFDRGARDVPLEGGQIAQGKPICTVFSRGQSRSACYNQLTCAAAEIEQGRSDATITV, from the coding sequence GTGGATATTCTGATCGTGGGAGTCAGTGCGCGCGGCTTGGCGGAGTCGGCGGTTCGGAGCGGATTGCGGCATCGGATCGTTGCGGTCGACTACTTCGGAGATTTCGATCTGGGACTGCTCTGCTCCCACCGCTCGATTAAGACCGACCTGAACCTTCCGTACGATCCCCACCGCCTGATTACCGCATCGTCCGGCCTGACGTGGGACGCCCTTGCCTATGCCGCCAACCTGGAAAACTTTCCATCAGTGATTGAGACAATAGCCGGAGGGAAGCCGATCCTGGGTAATGGCCCAGCGGTCCTGTCATCGGTGAGAGACCCCGCCAGATTCTTCGAGTTCCTTAGGCAAGCCGGCATTCCTGCACCGAAGATCGCCTTTGATTCTCAACCCCTCAACCTCCATTCCGACACCCTCTGGTTGCGCAAACCGCTTCGAAGCGGGGGTGGCCATGGAATCGCCGTTCACCTGCCTGAGGATCGCCTTGCCCCGGATTGTTTCCTGCAGGAGTACCTGGACGGCCTGCCATGTGGCGCGGTGTTCGCGGCGGATGGCTGGGATGCGTGTCTGCTGGGTGTCTCCGAGCAACTTATCGGTACGAAAGCGTTGGGGACGGACGGCTTTCACTACTGCGGGAGTATTCTCGGACCTATAGAGGTGGGTCGGGTTGAATGGATCGACCTCGTCGAGCGCATAAGACAGATTGTTCGCGCCATTACCCGAGAGTTTCATCTTGTCGGCGTCAATGGAATCGATTTTATCTTCAAGGAGAAGGCTGTCTATCCGATTGAGGTCAACCCCCGTTACACCGCCTCGATGGAGCTGGTCGAACGAGCCTACGGTGTGAATATCTTTAAGACACATCTCGACGCCTGCCGGGGGAGACTTCCCGACTTTGACCTCACCGCATACCTCGACGCAGGTTACTTCGGTAAGGCCATTTGTTTTGCGTCGCGAGCCCTGATCTTCCATGATCCACGGCGGTGGTTCGATCGGGGTGCTCGAGATGTGCCGCTCGAAGGGGGGCAGATCGCGCAGGGGAAGCCGATTTGTACCGTCTTCTCGCGTGGACAAAGCCGATCGGCATGCTACAATCAGCTCACCTGTGCCGCCGCCGAAATAGAGCAAGGACGTTCGGACGCTACGATAACGGTATGA
- the rkpK gene encoding UDP-glucose 6-dehydrogenase (UDP-Glc dehydrogenase) (UDP-GlcDH) (UDPGDH) (Evidence 2a : Function of homologous gene experimentally demonstrated in an other organism; PubMedId : 9765575; Product type e : enzyme), with translation MNIAVIGTGYVGLVTGVCFAEFGLHVTAVDTDEERIARLTQGEVLIYEPQLGEMLRRNLQQGRIQFTTDTARAVRDSLVLFIAVGTPSKEDGSADLQYVEEVARTVARNLNGYKVIVTKSTVPVGTGRRIQSIIHDENGTGPQGVFDVASNPEFLREGSAIEDFLRPNRVVIGADSPQAVAILQDLYRPLYLIEVPFVITTIETAELIKYASNSFLATKVTFMNEMANLCEALGADIHVVAKGMGLDQRIGSKFLHPGPGYGGSCFPKDTCALVNIAREHGCRARVVETVIEVNEQQRLRMVQKILSALGASSDPDSLEGITIGVLGLAFKPNTDDVRQAPSLVIIGELERLGARVQAYDPAAMEQARRILPGVDYRTDAYSAAEGADVLVLATEWNLFRNLDLEKIRGLMRRPILVDLRNVYEPERARVLGFTYYGVGR, from the coding sequence ATGAATATTGCCGTAATCGGAACAGGATATGTGGGTCTTGTGACCGGGGTATGCTTTGCGGAGTTTGGTTTGCATGTGACCGCCGTAGATACGGATGAGGAGCGTATCGCTCGGTTAACCCAAGGAGAGGTCCTGATTTACGAGCCGCAGTTAGGCGAAATGCTGCGCAGGAATCTGCAACAAGGGCGCATTCAATTTACGACCGATACGGCGCGTGCAGTGAGAGACTCGCTCGTTCTCTTTATCGCTGTAGGCACCCCCTCTAAGGAGGATGGTTCTGCGGACCTCCAATACGTCGAGGAAGTCGCCAGAACAGTAGCCAGGAACCTGAACGGCTATAAAGTGATCGTGACCAAGAGCACGGTCCCGGTTGGGACCGGACGGAGAATCCAGAGTATTATCCACGACGAGAATGGAACCGGACCGCAGGGAGTGTTCGATGTCGCCTCCAACCCGGAATTTCTGCGCGAAGGCTCGGCGATTGAGGACTTCTTGCGACCCAACCGAGTCGTTATTGGAGCAGATAGTCCGCAAGCCGTCGCCATCCTCCAGGATCTGTATCGCCCCCTGTATCTCATCGAGGTCCCCTTTGTGATCACGACGATTGAGACCGCCGAACTGATTAAGTACGCCTCAAACAGTTTCTTGGCCACAAAAGTGACTTTTATGAACGAGATGGCCAACCTCTGTGAGGCGTTGGGGGCGGATATTCACGTTGTTGCTAAGGGGATGGGACTCGATCAGCGGATTGGTTCAAAGTTCTTGCATCCAGGTCCGGGATATGGCGGCTCCTGTTTCCCCAAGGACACGTGCGCGCTTGTCAATATTGCGAGGGAGCATGGATGCCGAGCCCGCGTGGTTGAGACCGTCATTGAAGTGAACGAACAGCAGAGGCTTCGGATGGTACAGAAGATTCTCAGCGCCTTGGGGGCCTCTTCAGATCCCGACTCTCTGGAGGGGATCACTATCGGGGTACTCGGTTTAGCCTTCAAACCGAACACAGACGATGTCAGGCAGGCGCCTTCCCTCGTAATTATAGGCGAACTGGAGCGACTGGGAGCCAGGGTGCAGGCCTATGATCCTGCGGCGATGGAGCAGGCGCGGCGCATATTGCCTGGGGTCGATTATCGGACAGATGCGTACAGCGCAGCAGAGGGGGCGGATGTGTTGGTCCTGGCCACAGAATGGAATCTGTTTCGTAATCTTGACCTGGAGAAGATCAGGGGGCTGATGCGCCGCCCGATCTTAGTGGACCTGCGCAATGTCTATGAACCGGAGCGCGCACGCGTATTAGGATTCACGTATTACGGGGTTGGACGATAA
- the tatA gene encoding Sec-independent protein translocase protein tatA/E homolog, giving the protein MFGLGIQELLIILVIVMLLFGASRLPELGSGVGKAIRGFKDSLAGKDAIDVTPKKEKDEDKRSDKGKA; this is encoded by the coding sequence ATGTTCGGGTTGGGGATTCAAGAGTTATTGATTATTCTCGTCATCGTGATGCTCCTTTTCGGCGCCAGCCGGCTACCGGAGCTCGGTAGCGGCGTGGGCAAAGCCATTCGAGGCTTCAAGGATTCTTTGGCGGGGAAGGATGCCATCGATGTGACGCCGAAGAAAGAGAAAGACGAGGATAAGCGATCCGATAAGGGAAAGGCGTAA
- the pntA gene encoding nicotinamide nucleotide transhydrogenase, subunit alpha1 (Evidence 2a : Function of homologous gene experimentally demonstrated in an other organism; PubMedId : 11250201; Product type e : enzyme), with amino-acid sequence MRVAVPKEIESGERRVAIIPETVKRLIKKGVEVSVESGAGEGSCFRNGEYEEAGAVIEPSAEALLAATDVIVKIQRPAPVELLKIREGTTIISLLYPMVNQDLVQTLASRKITAIAVDSIPRTTLAQMMDVLSSQATISGYYAVIMAAYALPKFFPMLMTAAGTIAPAKVLILGAGVAGLQAIATARRLGATVEAFDTRKVVRQQVESLGARFVEVDMAEDAQTSSGYAKELSDEYKRRQAELLHRHIAKSDVCITTALIPGQRAPILITEEMVQAMRPGSVIVDLAAEQGGNCALTEPGNETVKHGVTVIGRLNLPSRLAVHASQMYSRNMEKLLLHLTDKDGGLKLNLQEEITQGCVITMGGEVVQPKVKELLARKGESHAS; translated from the coding sequence ATGAGGGTTGCAGTTCCAAAGGAGATTGAGTCTGGAGAAAGGCGTGTCGCAATTATCCCGGAAACAGTTAAGCGACTGATAAAAAAGGGGGTCGAGGTGTCCGTGGAGTCCGGTGCGGGTGAAGGGTCGTGCTTCCGGAATGGGGAGTACGAGGAGGCCGGCGCCGTAATAGAGCCTTCGGCGGAAGCGCTGCTTGCCGCCACGGATGTCATCGTCAAGATTCAGCGCCCCGCTCCGGTGGAATTGCTGAAGATTCGCGAAGGCACTACGATCATCAGCTTGCTGTATCCGATGGTCAACCAGGACCTCGTCCAGACCCTTGCGTCCCGTAAGATTACCGCGATTGCGGTGGACAGCATTCCTCGAACTACGCTGGCCCAGATGATGGACGTCCTCAGCTCGCAGGCCACGATTTCGGGATACTACGCGGTGATCATGGCTGCGTATGCGCTTCCGAAATTCTTTCCGATGTTGATGACTGCAGCGGGGACGATTGCGCCGGCCAAGGTGCTGATCTTAGGCGCCGGCGTCGCGGGGCTTCAGGCCATCGCCACCGCAAGGCGGCTCGGTGCGACGGTGGAGGCGTTCGATACGCGAAAGGTCGTGCGGCAGCAGGTAGAAAGCCTGGGAGCGCGGTTCGTTGAGGTGGACATGGCTGAGGACGCGCAGACATCGAGCGGCTATGCGAAGGAACTTTCTGACGAATACAAGCGACGACAGGCGGAGCTTCTACATCGGCATATTGCGAAATCTGATGTCTGTATTACGACAGCCCTTATTCCCGGCCAGCGCGCTCCTATCCTGATTACTGAAGAGATGGTGCAGGCCATGAGGCCGGGATCGGTGATTGTGGACCTTGCGGCGGAGCAGGGCGGCAACTGCGCCCTGACCGAACCCGGAAATGAAACGGTGAAGCATGGGGTCACGGTTATCGGCCGCTTGAATCTTCCGAGTCGCCTGGCGGTCCACGCGAGCCAGATGTACTCGCGTAATATGGAGAAGCTCCTTCTGCACCTGACGGATAAAGATGGTGGACTGAAGCTCAATCTTCAGGAGGAGATCACCCAAGGGTGTGTGATCACTATGGGGGGAGAGGTCGTGCAGCCGAAGGTCAAGGAGCTCCTGGCTCGGAAAGGGGAATCCCATGCAAGCTGA